Proteins encoded by one window of Methanoculleus thermophilus:
- a CDS encoding redoxin domain-containing protein, translated as MVEIGQQAQDFSISDQNGNKVRLSDFRGKRVILSFHPLAWTSICARQMEALETNHEAFENLDAIAFGISVDSVPCKRAWAESLGIKKTRILADFWPHGEVAQMYDVFDSTKGYSRRANIVIDEFGRIIFVKEYQLTTVPDMQEVLDALQAQEKSRQAEEQVPEI; from the coding sequence GTGGTCGAGATCGGCCAGCAGGCACAGGATTTCTCGATATCCGATCAGAATGGGAACAAAGTCCGGTTGTCGGACTTTCGAGGAAAGAGGGTCATCCTCTCCTTCCACCCGCTGGCCTGGACCAGCATCTGTGCCAGGCAGATGGAAGCGCTGGAGACGAACCATGAGGCCTTTGAGAACCTCGATGCCATTGCTTTCGGCATCAGCGTGGACTCGGTTCCCTGCAAACGGGCATGGGCAGAGAGCCTCGGAATTAAGAAAACCCGGATCCTTGCGGATTTCTGGCCGCACGGTGAGGTAGCCCAGATGTACGACGTCTTTGACAGCACAAAAGGCTACTCCCGGCGGGCCAACATCGTCATCGACGAGTTCGGGCGCATCATCTTCGTCAAGGAGTATCAGCTGACGACGGTACCCGATATGCAGGAAGTCCTTGACGCCCTGCAGGCACAGGAGAAGAGCAGGCAGGCAGAGGAACAGGTGCCGGAGATATAA
- a CDS encoding sodium-dependent transporter translates to MEREQWSSVAGFILASIGSAVGIGNIWRFPYIVGANGGGAFLIPYLISILFFGLPLMILEFVIGRSSGSSVISTFQAIRQRFFVAGLIIVLIVSLILSYYLVITSWVLAYAFFFALNQPMEFEGFTNSYLPLIFYLISGLAVFMTVRSGVRGGIEKSSRFLIPLLIVLLLFLVVVSLTEPGAGEGVRFYLTPDCPRLTDPSVWIAAFGQAFFSLSVGMGILLTYGSYLGRGSLFRSASIIAVADMLVAFLAGFMIFPLVFTAGLDPAAGVNLVFVTLPAAFANIQFGMLLGALFFTMLFVAALTSAISMLEVPVATMIDTYGYSRRRATLLVSVAVMLLGLPSALGYTVLKLEVFGTPFLDLADYAFGTFGLIVAGLILSIVGGWFVNRARICAEIGGCGWQQRVYMVLIRYAVPAILLITLIGSIFWTTG, encoded by the coding sequence ATGGAAAGAGAGCAGTGGTCGTCGGTAGCGGGTTTCATCCTTGCAAGTATAGGGTCGGCCGTGGGCATCGGGAATATATGGCGGTTTCCGTATATTGTCGGTGCCAATGGCGGCGGAGCGTTTCTGATCCCGTACCTGATCTCCATCCTCTTCTTTGGTCTTCCCCTGATGATCTTAGAGTTCGTCATCGGCCGCTCCAGCGGGAGTTCAGTCATCTCCACCTTTCAGGCGATACGGCAGCGCTTTTTCGTTGCAGGCCTCATCATCGTCCTCATCGTCAGCCTCATCCTCAGTTACTACCTCGTGATCACGAGTTGGGTGCTTGCGTATGCATTCTTCTTTGCCCTCAACCAGCCGATGGAGTTTGAAGGATTCACCAATTCCTATCTTCCGCTCATCTTCTACCTCATCTCCGGGCTTGCGGTCTTTATGACAGTGCGCTCCGGAGTCCGTGGGGGTATCGAGAAGAGTTCCCGGTTTCTTATCCCGCTCCTCATCGTGCTCCTCCTCTTCCTCGTGGTCGTCTCACTCACGGAGCCCGGGGCGGGCGAGGGGGTTAGGTTCTACCTCACCCCGGATTGCCCACGACTGACCGACCCGAGCGTCTGGATTGCAGCGTTTGGGCAGGCCTTCTTCTCGCTCTCGGTGGGAATGGGGATCCTGCTCACGTATGGAAGTTATCTTGGGCGAGGAAGCCTCTTTAGGAGCGCCTCCATCATCGCAGTCGCCGATATGCTGGTGGCGTTCCTTGCCGGATTTATGATCTTTCCTCTGGTCTTCACCGCGGGTCTTGACCCAGCCGCCGGGGTAAACCTTGTCTTCGTCACCCTGCCCGCTGCCTTTGCGAATATCCAGTTCGGTATGCTGCTTGGAGCGCTCTTCTTTACGATGCTCTTTGTTGCAGCGCTCACCTCTGCGATCTCTATGCTTGAGGTTCCGGTGGCGACCATGATCGATACCTACGGCTACTCGCGGAGGCGTGCGACGCTCCTTGTCTCTGTTGCCGTCATGCTTCTTGGGCTTCCGTCTGCCCTCGGTTATACCGTGCTGAAACTCGAAGTATTCGGAACGCCGTTCCTCGACCTCGCCGACTATGCCTTCGGGACGTTCGGCCTCATCGTTGCCGGACTGATCCTTTCCATCGTTGGAGGGTGGTTTGTCAACCGTGCCCGGATCTGTGCAGAAATAGGTGGATGCGGATGGCAGCAGAGGGTCTACATGGTGCTCATCCGCTATGCTGTTCCGGCGATCTTGCTGATCACGCTGATCGGCAGTATCTTCTGGACTACTGGATGA
- a CDS encoding N-formylglutamate amidohydrolase, whose protein sequence is MNERYPFLISIPHGGILVPAELRGLINLSRKEIIFNSDPHTRLLYGFNDRVEAVVDFDISRVFVDTNRPPYDYPPRAQDGVTKVITQDGTPVFRKGQVPGREVIAALLKNYYYPFHGQLTRALNTLPIRIAFDCHSMLPKSPPVRADSGRPRPIFCLSNRGDLNGKPKTAGGLVTCPPEWLQALARSFQTEFEGEGKVAMNDPFRGGFISVAHYRRSRVPWVQVEINRGLYETPDRETDEKRLAELRERIFSAMANFWDEISG, encoded by the coding sequence TTGAACGAACGATACCCCTTCCTCATCTCCATCCCTCACGGAGGGATCTTGGTTCCCGCCGAACTCCGCGGGCTTATCAACCTCTCGCGAAAGGAGATCATCTTCAATAGCGATCCCCATACTCGCCTTCTCTATGGGTTCAATGACAGGGTAGAAGCAGTGGTCGACTTCGATATCTCCCGGGTCTTCGTCGATACCAACCGGCCACCCTACGATTATCCGCCGCGGGCTCAGGACGGGGTGACCAAGGTCATCACACAGGACGGGACCCCGGTATTCCGAAAAGGCCAGGTACCCGGCAGGGAAGTGATAGCGGCCCTTCTGAAGAACTATTACTACCCGTTCCACGGGCAGTTGACCAGGGCACTCAATACACTTCCCATCAGGATTGCCTTCGACTGCCACAGCATGCTACCGAAATCTCCGCCTGTTCGGGCAGACTCAGGTCGCCCGCGGCCGATCTTCTGTCTGAGTAACCGGGGGGACCTGAACGGAAAACCAAAGACGGCAGGGGGTCTCGTGACCTGCCCGCCGGAATGGCTTCAGGCGCTTGCCCGATCGTTCCAGACGGAGTTCGAGGGGGAGGGAAAGGTTGCCATGAACGATCCGTTCCGGGGCGGGTTCATATCGGTGGCACACTACCGACGGTCGCGGGTCCCCTGGGTCCAGGTCGAGATCAACCGCGGCCTCTACGAGACTCCGGATCGTGAAACCGATGAAAAGCGACTCGCCGAACTTCGGGAGAGGATCTTTTCAGCCATGGCCAACTTCTGGGACGAGATCTCCGGATAA